TTCATATTAACACAGGTACAATTTTTATTCATTGagacttaaaataaaaatagacaCAACAATACATATAACAACAtacgttaattttttttcaaaatattcttGCAATTTGAATCAAAACCATCAAAATTTGGCTATTTATCAAGAAACATAAGGCCAATCTTCACCATTTCCATAATAACACAACAACTACAAGCAAATTTATTACAACCAACAAAGCCCCTCCCAATTTCAAAGCCCTAACATTAGATTCCAAACTTTCAATCTTCCAAACAAAGTTCATCTTCCATTCTTCATCGTTTTCATTTTTTGGTACTACTCTGTCTCTTGATTCTCCTTCTTTATGGAATTCATTAGCCTAAACAAACAATCCACACCACCTCTTGCCAATACTCTGCAAACACATTCAGCGGAGATGGAGAAAGAATCAGACACTAAGAAATTTTAGAAAAAGTTAAGAATAATCTTGTACTTACATTGTAATTTGGACACCCAAAAAAGGGTCTCCCTAGATTTGCATCTGTTCCCGACCATCTCAGAACGGGTCTACACCCATACCCACGCCACTCTGAAAATAGTTCTTCTCTGCTTCGAGTGGTTCTACAACCTCCATTAGAGCGTTGATTGCTCCCAACGGATTTACTGTTGCTACCTATCATGGACTTCATAGAAACGTCTCCCAAAAGAGGAGTAAGAATCGATGAAGAAGTTAAGGGGCTTCAAATGGATTTGGGGATTAGGGATTTAAATAGTTTCTAGGGACTAAATTGATGCAAAAGTTTCAAATGCCACGTAATATATCCGTTAGATGTCCAGCGTGGTAGTCTGTTGTACACATCATCTCTCCAGTAATGACTCTGCGGCAGAAACCACCGCAGGGACtaaattgattaaaatttataaactttAGGGACTAAATAGAGGCAATTGAAACGTCAAGGACTAAATTGAAGCTCGAGTGTAACTTCAAGGACCAAACTGAGTATTTTCTCGCATAAATAACTTTCGTCACCGCCAGTTCCTGCAACCAagccttttttttatttctttttgaaGGGCTTGAGGTCCACTACACCAAAGGCTTTAAGTGAACTGTTAAAGTTGTCGAGAGAGTACCAAATGCTGACGAAGGTTACCAATTTTTGGTGGACGCGGAACCAATGAGTCTTTGATAGGTAAATGCATTGCAAGCAAATAGAGCAGAGAGCTTATCATCTGTTTCTATTAGTCGGTCCATGAAGGGAGAACTTGCTACTTACTTGCTATATCCCCGCGTTCTTGCATGGCCCGTTCTTCGAGCCCTACTTCAAGGTTCAAGGGCTCCTGTTCGTTCTACTGTCCGAAAAAAGGCCGTATATAGTATGGCCAAGTGGTAAGGCATCGTTTTTGGTACCGACATGCAGAGGTTCGAATCCTTTTACTCCAGATTATGAAGACCCGATTGGATCTATTAAGAATGAGCTGTCGACTACAGGGGAAGCGGCTGATTGCTGTCCCTGAGCCCAGCCCGGGAGGAATGCATGGTTCCCTGGCGCTTCATGGGCTTGCTTTCTTAATGCGTTCGCAGTCCCCCTCCCTCTTATCTAAACCTCCCCCGCTCCCCATACGAATTTGAACTACGATCCCCTGGAGCAAAACGAACGCTGTGGATACACTTTTGAATGCTGTCACCGAAAGTGTCAAAAAACTTACGGTAACACATGATTTTCCCTGCCGGAAAACTAGACATATTCAAAAAGAGTAGAGCAGGTCATTCATTGGGGATCCGGCGGGTCTAcgttaaatgatatttttttggatattacGGAGTATGGCTTTGCCAGTCATTACTTTCACGAGGCATAAAATATCCCATATTCTATTGGGGGCCGGGGGTTGGCGGATAAAGAAAGATGGACAGTAAGGATTGCGTAATATCAATTTTTCGGCCTCGCTTAGGTTCCTCTCGATTCTCCCCGGATTTGAGCCTTTGACCTGCCCGACATGCTGTTGACTTGGAGATGAATTCTTCGGCCGTACCTTCTGCGGTCGTTACACTCGGTCGGTCATGCTGGGACCAAAGAAAAGTAGAAGCCTCAACCGTGTGTGTCGAAGGCATTATAACTACAGTACGCGACCCCCAAAATCAACATCTACATCCCGTCGCTACCCTTTCAGCCCTTTAAATGTTCATCTTCCCGCGTGAGGGTGATCGGCGTTCTCGTTCACGAAGCCAACCGAGTAGCTCATGGGAAGGAGCATGTGAGGGAGAAGGACAAAACTTCGTCTCTTCGAACGGAGCCCTGGTTTCCTTTTTTACTATGTAACACCTCCTCATCAACAGACGTTTCCCGAATAACCCTTCATTCCAGGAAAAACTAATGGTTGTTAACACCTCCTCATCAATAGACATAGGGGTTTAGAAGGAGACAAAACCAACACGAAATCGCTTTGGGTTATCGCGGATTAGGAGCAACATTCAAGGGGATAAACCACTTCAACACATCGCGGTTTACGCACACGGAGTTGCCCAAATCCGCCATTACTTGCAATGAATTATGCGTAAAGGTTTATGTTGAGAAACTACGACTAATTGTTGCGGTTTACTTGCTTTTTCTATATAAAACCGTGATAACTTGAAACAGATTCTTCATTTGGAGAAATCTTTGAGAGTTTTGTGCAGAGAACCGCGAGAATGACATAGTTGTGGGGCCATGGTAGAGGAAGGAGATCATCTCTATCGACTCAATGGAGATCAtctatatatatagatatatttaCATTCTAAAAAACatgtatttttattgattagAAGTAGAATTATAGTGATGGTGACAAAGTTCATGATATATTGTTAGATATGCTATTTTTGTTAGGTATTAGTGATTTTGTTAAGTATATTGTGTAGTTTTTTATGTTAGGTTTGGTGATTCGTTGTTTTTGGAACTTTTAATCGTGATTAGATGACATTGTAATTAGAGTTCACTTCTTACTTTGTGATGAAACTCACTAGATGTATATACAACTTTAGGAGATAACAGAACATGCTTCTTCATGATCGAGTCATTCTGTATTTGGTGATCGCTGAGTTGTACCACTTGACGAGGATGAATAACCATTGGTTCAAGCTAAATGAGTCTTTGATCAGTGCATTCATTGAGAGGTATCATCCAAGATACACACCTTTCATATACCATTTGAAGAGTACACTATCACCTTACAAGACGTAAAGTACCACCTGAGGTCGCCTATCGATGGCGAGACGATTAGCGGGTGACTCACAGACTTCCCACAGTTCATTCCTGATGGAAAGCCAGGGAGGGAATGGTTTAAGGAGCTTTTGGGTGAGCTTCTACCGCCAAACAAGGTAAAGCAAATGACAGTGTATTTGACGTGGTTCCATGAGTGGTTCAGAGTCTTCTCAGCTGATACTACTAAGGAGACAGTGCACATATATGCACAGGCCTACATTATGATGTTACTTTCCACTCAGTTGTTTAGTGACAAGAATGAGAATCGAGTTCACCTTCAATAGTTTCCGTTTGTGGCAAAGCTAGAAGAGATGGGCAAGTATAGCTGGGTTTCAGTCACTCTAGACTGGTTTACAGATGCATGTGTTGGGTAGCCAAAAAGAATGTCACTAACCTGATCAGTCTGCTACAACTACTACAATCTTGAATTTCTGGAGATTCCCTAGCCTTAGACTGCACGGTTTTGACACCTTTTCTTTTCCACTAGCATCCAAGTATGAGTCGGTATTTTTCATgtttgaaatttttataaaaaaacgTGCTAGTGtatgtgtgtgtatatatatatatttgttgaaCTAATAGTCGACTTTGTAGGTGGGGAGGTTTTAGCCTACATAAGATGAGAATGAGCCTAGGGTTATTTAGATGAGTCTTGCATTGGACAGGCTGCATGCTGGAAATGTATGTTTTTTTGGGTGTTTAGTCGTTTTACGAGTGATTCAtgtttttatcttttatgttgtttTGTTTCACAAAGAATATGTTTTTACGGTGTTTAGTCATTGCAGCTGCCATATATGAAGAAGATTATTGCAGACATGCTTGTAATATTCAATGAACTGTGCCAAAATGATTGAGGCTTAGCATTTTATTAATATTGTTTTGTTTGAAGCATTGGCATGAAATAACAGTAATGACGTTCTATGCTCATGATGGCAGAGACTTTATCTGTTACCTGAACACATCAAACTATACGGGAATTGAGCATGTTTCGCCAAAATCCACATGGTCCCCTCCTTGGTCATCCTAATTGAGTTTCACTTGCTTGTTCCTATTTGGTGTTTAATTTAGAGGCATCTTAAATCTAAGGGTTCAGATCAGAATGGATACGTGGATCCACAATTTGATCTATTGGGATAAAGTTGGTTTATAAATACGAGATCAACATTTAGGCTCCAACATTTTGCTTGAAGAAAAGAACAATAACAAGATGTTGCagtaaaaaaaatctatatacTTGACATAAGAAAATTCCGCCTCCATTCAGGAGCATTTGTGAAAATTTATGACTGATTCTAACAATAGGCAAATCAAGCATATATCCGAGATAATAGACTGGAAAAGTTGCTTCTGTCTTTCTCTGTTTCCTGGTTGTGACATTTTTAACTATATGAAGAAGGGGAGCGCTATAGTATAGACACTAAGAAACATCCATACATGTAAAAGTCATGTGTTATGATCTGGTAGTGACATCTGTACCTGCTGTGGCTGAATTAGGCAGCAGGTGGACTGACCTTGTAGCAGCTTTGGCAGATGGAATAGAATTCAGCAGTGCTTTGTCGGTTTGGAACAGTGATTAGCCATGTCATTAGAATGTTAATCACCTAAAGCACTTCTTGGTGAGTGTTGGGCTAACTAATTTGACAATCACTGAATCACATCATCTTCAACAACAACCAACTAAATATGGTGAATGCTATGGTGATGAAGGGTTTTTGCTTCTTTAGGTGATGAAAATAACGTGGATAGTATTATTTGGTGACGTGTGTCTTTGGCATAGTTTTTCAAGAGACATTTTCTGACTTGAGTCAGTAGTGCCTCTGGAACTGTTCTCTTCATAACATAATTAGCTCAATGTAAATGAACTTTAATGAACGTGATTTGTTTGTTGGGCTTTTTTGTGGgcttagattttatttttatccttctATAAATATAGAGTTCATTTTTTGTTATCACGTTAGTATAATTTCCAAAATTTTCACGGCCTCATGGAGAGAAAATAATTGCATAACCCAAAAAAAAACCagagataataataaataataataataataataataataataataataataataataataataatagtaacgATAAAAAAGAAtactcaaattttttaatctaaCCCTAAATTACGTCTACACATAATCAGTAATTCAGAATCCACTCAAATACCTCTACCTTCATAGCAACCACCTTCCTCCCACTTCCCTCCATCAACCAGAGGTTGCCGTCGCTGGCCGCTCATGTAACTGTTGAACACGCCGCTTACCTCGCCTGGTCGCCCCTCCAGTCTCTAGCCTCTACTCATCTCGCCGTCACTCACCTCTACGGTAAGCACTCCTTGACTCCTCTCTCAGTGGCCACTGCTTGCTGCTTGCTTTGTTTTAGTGCTTCGcgacttttattttttatttcttctttcgTGCTTCAATGGTTAGTGAGTTTTAATTGGTTTAGTTTAGTGCTTCTTGCTTAGTTGTTGATTTTAGTCTtccttattttttttgtcttgtgaaaaattaaagaaagaaataagaaagcaAATAcctaaaaagaaaaagacaggGGGTTTCTCTAATGAAGATTCACAAATGGTCTTGGAGGTTGAATCCAATTCACCATTTCCGCTTTACTAAAAACTCCAATCATAGCAAGAAAATCAGCCTCATTGTTTGCATctttatgaataaaattaaaccCCACTTTTTATCCGTGATTTAGTCATtctaaactaaattaaattggTAATCTGATTTGGTGTTGCTATAATGGCTGCTTTTAGTCAGTTAGTAGTTGTTAAATGAGTAAATTCTaaactaaatcaatttttttttattttcattctcGGAAGGGTTCATTTTTTTTGAACGTTTATGTTGTTTTATTATTGACTTTGAATGAATTTGTATACACTGTAGCATGATCCATTTCAAGCATATGATTTCGTAATGTATCTCTTTCAATTTACAGGGGAAATGAGAAAACCAACGGCAACCTTTTGATTTATTTCTCCAAAGTGATTAGCTGCTTTACTATAACTCTTCTCAAAATTTTGGCACTggtttcttatttattttatttcttttaagaGTTGTTCTTGCAATTCCAAACTATGAGGTGGTTCAGTGAAGCCTCTTACTCAAAGTACCAATTCCAATGTTCGAACTGTGTTTGGAACAAATATTTTTGGATTGGATTTGACTTGAAAAGAAGTAAATTGGAAATGAATTAGTGTCTTTGGAATAAATGGTAgtaattgatttgatttaaaaattgatataattaattagaaatttcttttattttgaagaTGGATAGAAAGCATGATCAACAACCGCATTATATTGCTAGATTTGAATGTGGATTTAGCATTTGTGTGTATTTTAGTTTTCTTTGgttataaattttgatttttgaatttgaatgtgaAATTTCATTgataaaatatagaaaattatgTTAAATTCTAGAAGTTTGAAATTTATTATCATATAAATTagtgaatttaaatatttaaaagtttatattatatttttaatattttttagtttgtgTTCTGTTTTGAAGAATAAGCTAATTAGCTTGTGTTAGTGGATATAAGTTAGTTGATTTTTGTGAGTGTAGTATTATGGCAGCAACAATGGGGTTTTAATAGGTTCTTTAAGTGGATTTATCTTATATTATGGCCAATATACTGGTTGCTTGATTTATTTGTTCATGAACTGTGGTGTTAGTAACTTTATCTTGTTTACCTTGTTATACTGAATTCATAGGGTGCATTCTTTACATGGAGGCTCTATCAGCAGATTGCACAACTGATTTGAATAATGAGTTTGAGTGGTCTTCAGAGGATGAAATAGATGATGCTGAAGGGTTAGAGTACGGAGACATTTTGGGGATGACTGCTGGAGACATAATGAGGATGGTTTTCTGCAGTGATGACGGAGCTTATGAGTTTTACAGGGTGTTTGGTAAATTTCACGGATTTGGCATTCGAAAGGGTGATTGTGGTAAGGATGATGACGGAAGGTTGATTAGGAGGAGGTTTTTCTGTAATAGGGCAGGATTGAGGGAGCATAAACACTACAACCGAGTTGATAGGCGGCGGGAGCATAAGCCTGAGACCCGCACAAATTGTGATGCAAAGTTATCAGTTTACCTTGATATCAATAGCAATGTTTGGAGGGTTAGGAAGGTAATATTGGAGCATAATCATGATCTGACACCGGCAGGAATGGTGCATATGATACCAAATTTTAGGAAAATGACTGAATCAGCAAAGGCACAAATTCATAGGATGCAGGCTCATGGAGTCCCAACATCTAAAATATTAGGGTATATGGCTGGCCAGGCAGGTGGTTATTCCTTCATGGGGTTCAGTAAGAAAGATGCATATAACTATGTTGACCAAAGTAAGCGTGCCAAGATAGTGGATGGGGATTCTAATGCCGCAATCGTATACCTAGAGGGAAAGGCAGTTGCAGACCCAATGAGCATGTCAAGATACAATTTAACTGAGGATAACATGTTGGCAAACATGTTTTGGGCCGACGGAGGTAGTAGGACTGATTATCAATTTTTTGGGGACGTTCTTGCATTTGACTCAACGTATAAGAAGAATAAGTACAAAAGACCATTGGTGATATTTTCAGGTTCTAACAATCATAAACAGACCACAATTTTTGGATTCGGGCTAGTGCTAGATGAGAGCATTGGGTCGTACAAGTGGCTTTTAGAAAATTTGCTAGAAGTGATGTGTAACAAGATGCCTTCGGTCATTGTCACCGATGGTTGTGACTCAATGAAAGCTGCCATAAAGTCCGTTTTTCCGGAGGCAACCCATAGGTTATGCGCGTGGCACATGGAAAAAAATGTCACTGTGAATGTTAAAGATGCTGGGTTGCGTCAACTTTTCAAAAAGTGGTTGTATGCTGATATGGAGATCGAGGATTTTGAAGAAGAGTGGGCAGCAGCTATGGAGGAGCATGGTTTGCATGACACCTTTTGGTTTAGGAAAACTTATGAAAAGAGAAGCATGTGGGCCAATGCATACCTTCGCGACAAGTTTTGTGCTGGGTTTCGGACAACTTCTCGGTGTGAACTCGaatgttaaaaaatttttaaagtcaaGACACAGCATCCTTGAGATGGTACAAAACCTTGAACTGCTTGTGCGAGAGTATCGGAATAATGAACTACTTGCACAATTTAGATCAATAAATGGTGTTTCAGTGATGACTACTTGCCTAGACCCCCTTGAGAAGTTTGCTGCGAGTGTTTATACACGAGAGTTGTTTGTTGATGTGAAGAAAGAGATAGAAGGTGTTGGTGCCGTGAACTTCGTGGCAAAAGTGAGACGATCTACCACGATGGTGTACACGTTGGAGGAGTATGGGGAGCCCGGAAGACACCTAATTGTGTTGTATGATAGGGTTTTTAGCAATCTTGTGTGTCCCTGATATTTTTGGAACAAAAAAGGGTATCCATGTCGACACATGTTCTTCGTGATGAAATACGAGCACCTAACAGAAATACCTGACCAGTTGGTGTTGAAAAGAT
The genomic region above belongs to Arachis stenosperma cultivar V10309 chromosome 5, arast.V10309.gnm1.PFL2, whole genome shotgun sequence and contains:
- the LOC130979460 gene encoding protein FAR1-RELATED SEQUENCE 5-like → MEALSADCTTDLNNEFEWSSEDEIDDAEGLEYGDILGMTAGDIMRMVFCSDDGAYEFYRVFGKFHGFGIRKGDCGKDDDGRLIRRRFFCNRAGLREHKHYNRVDRRREHKPETRTNCDAKLSVYLDINSNVWRVRKVILEHNHDLTPAGMVHMIPNFRKMTESAKAQIHRMQAHGVPTSKILGYMAGQAGGYSFMGFSKKDAYNYVDQSKRAKIVDGDSNAAIVYLEGKAVADPMSMSRYNLTEDNMLANMFWADGGSRTDYQFFGDVLAFDSTYKKNKYKRPLVIFSGSNNHKQTTIFGFGLVLDESIGSYKWLLENLLEVMCNKMPSVIVTDGCDSMKAAIKSVFPEATHRLCAWHMEKNVTVNVKDAGLRQLFKKWLYADMEIEDFEEEWAAAMEEHGLHDTFWFRKTYEKRSMWANAYLRDKFCAGFRTTSRCELEC